TATAGATGTATTAAATATTAATAAAGCATATGACGATTTTTCTGTGGAGACGAATTATAGTAGTTTTGTAACCTACGTTCCGGTAGCAGCAGGATTTAACGTTGAGTACGGGTACCCATATGAAATGCAACCAGCATACCGAAATGCAACAGAGTTGAAGAAAGTTTTAACAGATTATCTACATCCGAATGAACCAGGTTATTGTATGGAAGCGGATCAGATGATTGCTGCGTTTTTAGCTGAGTTATAAGTAATAAATAAGATACAGCTAAAGCACTTGATAATTACTCAAGTGCTTTAGCTGTACTAGCTTTATTAATTTTTATTTTAATGGTTGTTAGTGAAGTTAGCCTTTTATAGTTTAATGAAAATAAAATTCCTAAGAATATTTCTATTAACATTACTAAAGACGTTGAAGATATCAATAATGGAACAGTGATAATTGCAAACGCTAATACAACCCATAATAGTTTGCTTTCAAAATAACTTTCAATGTACTTATTTAAGCGTGGCAACAACTTTACTCCAATAAGAGATAACATTGTAACTAATAACCAAATTATAATATAGTTCACTTTAAATAAATGAAGCCAAACAAACGTATTAATGAAAAATAAATGGATAAACAGAAAAAGAAAAGAATTTTTACCTAAGAAAATAAGTAGGTTGTTAGGGCTGTATTTCTGTTTTTTTCTAAATAAATAAAATGATAAGAATATGATTACTAACGATAAGAGAAAATAGCCAATTGACATATCATATTTTACAATTAATTGGTCACCTTTATTAATTAGATAGTATATAAATAATAATAATGTAGAAATGCCTGCAAACAGGAGGTTAAATGAATTTCTTATTCTGTATGCAATAACCCCTGTGAAAAATGTGAATATCCAAGGGAAAAATGCAAATCCACCTTCATTAAAAATAAATTGTTTTAGAGGAAAATCATAGATTCTATTTGAAGTATAGAAATGAATAATAAAAACAACGACTGTTAATAAAAGATAGAAAAATAAATTTGGCTTAATATATTTCTCAATTAAATAAATGGTTAATACACCAAGTGCAATAATTTGTGGTACGTCAGAGTTTAGATTTTTCCATAAATCAGGGTGCCAAATAGCATTGTATGAGAATCCTAAAATTGCAAAAGATAAATAAAAATAAAATAAAGAAATGAAATCCTTTCTTTCAATTTGGAAAATTGTTGTTACGCCAGATACAGCGAAGAATAAAACTGGTGCAAATCCACCAATACTTTGGAATGTCCTAATAGCACCTGAGAATTCCAAAGGTGTATGTGCAAGTATCATTAGTAAACAACTAAAGCCTTTAATTGCGTCTAGTGAATAATCGTATTTTTTCACACATGTACTCCTTTTTAACTATTTCATTTTACTTAGATATTTTTAACATTAAATTTACTTAATCTCAAGCAAAATTTTAAGTGAAGAAAGATATCTGTCTGTATTATAGTTAAATTAATTTATCCTGGAGCTGGAGGTAATAATGTTAAAAGTTAAAAATCATAATCATGATTCAGTAGCATACCTTGAAAATGCATATACTATAAGTTACGAAAAGACGTTCAACCAAATATGGGGAGCGTCTTTTTCATTGCCTTTAAATGATTTGAAGAACAAATATTGTAATGCTCTTCATTACATCGAGATTGTGGATGAAAATGAATATATAGGTCTATTTAGGATAATTCCAAAGGCAACAGTGAAGAACGAAAATACAAAAGAAGTTCAGTATACACTTGAACATGTACTTGCTAACCTGCTTGATAAGAGCATTTTTGGTTACAAGCAGACAACTAATCTATCCACACGAGAAAACTTGCAATTGTTAATAGATCTTCAAGAAGTGAAGCATTGGAAACTGGGACAGGTGGACTTTACAAGGTATTTCTCCT
This DNA window, taken from Niallia sp. Man26, encodes the following:
- a CDS encoding acyltransferase family protein; translation: MKKYDYSLDAIKGFSCLLMILAHTPLEFSGAIRTFQSIGGFAPVLFFAVSGVTTIFQIERKDFISLFYFYLSFAILGFSYNAIWHPDLWKNLNSDVPQIIALGVLTIYLIEKYIKPNLFFYLLLTVVVFIIHFYTSNRIYDFPLKQFIFNEGGFAFFPWIFTFFTGVIAYRIRNSFNLLFAGISTLLLFIYYLINKGDQLIVKYDMSIGYFLLSLVIIFLSFYLFRKKQKYSPNNLLIFLGKNSFLFLFIHLFFINTFVWLHLFKVNYIIIWLLVTMLSLIGVKLLPRLNKYIESYFESKLLWVVLAFAIITVPLLISSTSLVMLIEIFLGILFSLNYKRLTSLTTIKIKINKASTAKALE